One stretch of Cololabis saira isolate AMF1-May2022 chromosome 15, fColSai1.1, whole genome shotgun sequence DNA includes these proteins:
- the LOC133461032 gene encoding cyclin-dependent kinases regulatory subunit 1: MSHKQIYYSDKYDDEKYEYRHVMLPKDIAKRVPKTHLMSESEWRNLGVQQSQGWVHYMIHQPEPHILLFRRPLPTQKA, from the exons ATGTCCCACAAACAGATCTACTATTCTGATAAATATGACGATGAGAAATACGAATACAG GCATGTAATGTTACCCAAAGATATTGCGAAACGTGTACCAAAAACCCATTTGATGTCAGAGTCGGAGTGGAGGAACCTGGGGGTCCAGCAGAGCCAGGGATGGGTTCATTACATGATCCACCAGCCAG AACCACACATTTTGCTGTTTCGACGTCCTTTGCCGACTCAAAAAGCGTAA